Proteins from a genomic interval of Bacteroides sp. AN502(2024):
- a CDS encoding site-specific integrase — MQRNYFSILFFIRRTRLLKNGEAPIGIRITVNGQRAEMQIKRSVAEERWNASKGCVVGKDRKALELNQYLESVRTKIYQIHRELLQDGKPITAFIMMQKFNGGGEAPKMLLEVFREHNKKYRELIDRDYVKGTVLRYERTVRYLEEMLQSQYGLKDIPLKELNHEFVLNFEHFVKVQKNCAQNAAVKYLKNLKKITRLALVNKWITDDPFIEIHFHQTQSNRDFLTEEELNAIINKKFDIPRLETVRDIFVFCALSGLAFTDAQHLTPEHITQDSNGDYWIRKPREKTNNMCNIPLLDIPRMIAEKYKSHPECVKKGVVLPVPSNQRMNSYLKEIADVCGIKKTLSTHIARHTFACIAIANKVSMESIAKMLGHSDLRTTKIYAKLMDKTVSEEMNVLKRKFSAI; from the coding sequence ATGCAAAGAAACTATTTCTCGATTCTCTTCTTTATCAGAAGAACAAGACTGTTGAAAAACGGTGAGGCACCCATCGGGATACGAATCACCGTAAACGGGCAACGTGCAGAAATGCAAATCAAACGCAGCGTTGCCGAAGAGCGTTGGAACGCATCCAAAGGATGTGTGGTAGGGAAAGACAGGAAAGCACTGGAACTGAATCAGTATCTGGAATCTGTCAGAACAAAAATTTATCAGATACATCGCGAACTGCTGCAAGACGGCAAGCCTATCACAGCTTTCATCATGATGCAGAAATTCAATGGAGGGGGCGAAGCTCCTAAGATGCTCTTGGAAGTATTCCGTGAGCATAACAAAAAGTACAGGGAACTTATAGACCGCGATTATGTGAAAGGTACGGTTTTGAGGTACGAAAGGACTGTCCGCTATCTGGAGGAAATGCTTCAAAGCCAATACGGTTTGAAGGACATTCCGTTGAAGGAGCTGAACCATGAATTTGTTCTGAACTTTGAACACTTTGTAAAGGTGCAGAAGAACTGCGCTCAAAATGCGGCTGTCAAGTATCTGAAGAACTTGAAGAAAATCACCCGACTCGCATTGGTCAACAAATGGATAACCGATGATCCATTCATTGAAATCCATTTTCACCAGACACAAAGCAACCGTGATTTCTTGACGGAAGAGGAACTCAATGCCATCATCAATAAGAAATTTGATATACCACGCCTTGAAACCGTCCGTGATATTTTTGTCTTTTGTGCACTAAGTGGTTTAGCATTTACGGATGCCCAACATCTGACACCGGAGCATATCACACAAGACAGCAACGGGGACTATTGGATTAGAAAGCCACGCGAAAAGACAAACAACATGTGCAACATCCCCTTGCTGGATATACCACGAATGATTGCGGAGAAATACAAGAGCCATCCCGAATGTGTCAAAAAGGGAGTGGTATTGCCTGTACCGTCCAACCAACGGATGAACAGCTACCTCAAAGAGATTGCGGATGTGTGTGGCATCAAGAAGACTTTGAGCACACATATCGCTCGGCATACCTTTGCCTGCATCGCCATAGCCAATAAAGTGTCTATGGAATCAATCGCAAAGATGTTAGGTCATTCTGACCTCAGAACTACAAAAATCTATGCGAAACTGATGGATAAGACTGTTTCTGAAGAAATGAATGTTTTGAAACGAAAATTTAGTGCAATATGA
- a CDS encoding BamA/TamA family outer membrane protein, whose amino-acid sequence MKKYIIGILMLLPSINMLPAAADSTAVKSDELQKATTSISDITPTDMEDSPSDTIPALSKRELHRQRVAKRNLHYNILGGPSYTPDFGLLVGGSALMTFRMNPSDTTQRRSVVPMAIALIFKGGLNLMTKPQLFFKGDRFRIFGTFSYKNTIENFYGIGYSTNKKYERGEDTSEYRYSGIQINPWFLLRLGESNFFAGPQVDLNYDKITRPATGMINEPSYIAAGSTENGYKNFSSGLGFLLTYDTRDIPANAYSGTYLDFRGMMYNKVVGSDNNFYRLEIDYRQYKTVGRRKVIAWTVQSKNAFGDVPLTKYVLSGTPFDLRGYYMGQFRDKSSHVMIAEYRQMINTDKSNWVKKMLSHIGYVAWGGCGFMGPAPGKIEGVLPNLGVGLRIEVQPRMNVRLDLGRDMVNKQNLFYFNMTEAF is encoded by the coding sequence ATGAAGAAATATATAATAGGAATATTGATGCTGCTTCCATCCATCAATATGCTGCCAGCTGCGGCTGACAGCACAGCAGTAAAAAGCGATGAACTGCAAAAGGCTACAACTTCTATCAGTGATATTACGCCCACAGATATGGAAGACAGTCCGTCAGATACCATTCCTGCCCTTTCCAAGCGCGAGTTACATCGCCAGCGCGTAGCAAAACGAAATTTGCACTACAATATATTAGGCGGTCCCAGTTATACACCGGACTTCGGCTTGTTGGTAGGCGGTAGCGCACTGATGACATTCCGTATGAATCCGAGTGATACGACCCAACGACGTTCCGTAGTGCCGATGGCCATTGCATTGATATTCAAGGGCGGTTTGAACCTGATGACCAAACCGCAACTTTTTTTTAAAGGCGACCGTTTCCGCATCTTCGGCACCTTTTCTTATAAGAACACAATCGAGAATTTTTATGGTATCGGCTATTCCACTAATAAAAAGTATGAACGTGGAGAAGATACCAGCGAATATCGCTATAGCGGCATCCAAATAAATCCATGGTTCTTGCTCCGTTTGGGAGAAAGCAACTTCTTTGCGGGCCCCCAAGTCGATTTAAACTATGACAAAATTACCAGACCGGCTACCGGAATGATTAATGAGCCCTCGTATATAGCAGCAGGAAGTACAGAAAACGGATACAAAAATTTCAGCTCCGGACTCGGTTTCCTGCTGACGTATGACACACGTGATATTCCCGCCAATGCATATAGCGGAACCTACCTCGACTTCCGGGGAATGATGTATAATAAAGTAGTGGGAAGTGATAATAACTTTTACCGTCTGGAGATCGACTATCGCCAATACAAAACGGTAGGACGCCGCAAAGTAATAGCTTGGACAGTACAAAGCAAAAACGCATTTGGCGATGTACCCCTAACCAAATATGTACTTAGCGGAACCCCCTTCGATCTTCGCGGTTACTATATGGGACAGTTTCGCGACAAGTCCTCACATGTCATGATAGCCGAATACCGTCAGATGATAAATACAGACAAAAGTAATTGGGTAAAAAAGATGTTAAGCCATATAGGATATGTAGCTTGGGGAGGATGTGGATTTATGGGACCTGCTCCGGGCAAGATAGAAGGTGTGCTTCCCAACCTCGGAGTAGGGTTACGCATTGAAGTTCAACCCCGTATGAATGTACGCCTCGATCTCGGAAGAGACATGGTAAACAAGCAGAATTTGTTCTATTTTAACATGACGGAAGCTTTCTGA
- the nqrE gene encoding NADH:ubiquinone reductase (Na(+)-transporting) subunit E, with the protein MEHLLSLFVRSIFVDNMIFAFFLGMCSYLAVSKNVKTAVGLGIAVTFVLLVTLPVNYLLQTKVLAANAIIEGVDLSFLSFILFIAVIAGIVQLVEMVVERFSPSLYASLGIFLPLIAVNCAIMGASLFMQQRINLAPSDPKYIGDIWDAISYALGSGIGWLLAIVGLAAIREKMAYSDVPAPLKGLGITFITVGLMAIAFMCFSGLNI; encoded by the coding sequence ATGGAACATTTATTAAGTTTATTCGTCCGCTCTATCTTTGTGGACAACATGATATTCGCATTCTTCCTGGGTATGTGCTCATATTTGGCAGTATCGAAGAATGTGAAGACTGCCGTAGGATTGGGCATCGCTGTAACTTTTGTGTTGCTGGTGACGCTTCCGGTGAACTACTTGTTGCAGACCAAAGTGCTGGCTGCCAATGCCATTATTGAAGGTGTAGACCTTAGTTTCTTGAGTTTTATTCTTTTCATTGCCGTTATTGCCGGTATTGTGCAGTTGGTGGAAATGGTGGTAGAACGTTTCAGCCCGTCACTGTATGCTTCGTTGGGTATCTTCCTGCCGTTGATTGCAGTGAACTGTGCCATCATGGGTGCCTCTCTGTTTATGCAGCAACGTATCAATCTCGCTCCGAGCGACCCGAAATACATTGGCGATATTTGGGATGCTATTTCTTACGCATTGGGTTCCGGTATCGGTTGGCTGCTGGCTATTGTAGGTTTGGCTGCTATCCGCGAGAAAATGGCTTACTCTGACGTTCCTGCTCCGTTGAAGGGCTTGGGTATCACGTTTATCACAGTAGGTCTGATGGCAATCGCATTTATGTGTTTCTCTGGTTTGAACATCTAA
- a CDS encoding NADH:ubiquinone reductase (Na(+)-transporting) subunit B — protein sequence MKALRNYLDKIKPNFEEGGKFHAFQSVFDGFETFLFVPNKTAKTGTHIHDAIDSKRIMSIVVISLIPALLFGMYNVGYQHFHVTNTAGSFIEMFAYGFLEVLPKIIVSYVVGLGIEFVVAQWKKEEIQEGFLVSGILIPMIVPVDCPLWILAVATAFSVIFAKEVFGGTGMNVFNVALITRAFLFFAYPTKMSGDAVWVSGDSIFGLGQSVDGLTVATPLGQAATSGSVPAFNMDMITGLIPGSIGETSVIAILIGAAILLWTGVASWKTMISVFVGGAFMGWVFNTIGPDTAMAHMPWYEHLVLGGFCFGAVFMATDPVTSARTENGKYIFGFLIGVMAIVIRVLNPGYPEGMMLAILLMNIFAPLIDYCVVQSNISRREKRVIKSNQ from the coding sequence ATGAAAGCGTTAAGAAATTATCTCGATAAGATAAAGCCGAACTTTGAAGAGGGCGGCAAATTCCACGCATTCCAGTCGGTGTTTGACGGCTTCGAAACATTCCTGTTTGTGCCCAACAAGACTGCGAAAACGGGAACGCATATACATGACGCAATCGATAGCAAACGCATCATGTCGATTGTGGTTATTTCGTTAATACCGGCTTTGCTGTTCGGTATGTATAATGTAGGTTACCAGCATTTCCACGTTACTAATACTGCAGGTAGTTTTATTGAAATGTTTGCTTACGGATTTCTGGAAGTATTGCCTAAAATTATCGTATCTTATGTAGTAGGTTTGGGTATTGAATTTGTGGTAGCTCAATGGAAAAAAGAAGAAATACAGGAAGGGTTCCTTGTTTCCGGTATATTGATCCCGATGATTGTTCCGGTAGATTGTCCGCTGTGGATTCTTGCCGTAGCCACTGCATTCTCTGTAATTTTCGCAAAAGAAGTATTCGGTGGTACAGGGATGAATGTATTCAATGTAGCATTGATTACTCGTGCATTCCTGTTCTTCGCATATCCGACCAAGATGTCCGGTGACGCTGTATGGGTGTCAGGCGACAGTATCTTCGGCTTGGGACAAAGCGTAGACGGACTTACCGTTGCCACTCCGCTGGGACAAGCTGCCACATCAGGTAGTGTTCCTGCATTCAATATGGATATGATTACAGGTCTGATTCCGGGTTCTATTGGTGAAACAAGTGTGATTGCCATTTTGATTGGTGCCGCAATTCTCCTTTGGACGGGTGTCGCAAGTTGGAAGACAATGATTTCTGTTTTTGTCGGTGGTGCATTCATGGGCTGGGTATTCAATACGATTGGTCCGGATACAGCAATGGCCCACATGCCTTGGTATGAACACCTTGTTCTCGGTGGTTTCTGCTTCGGTGCCGTATTTATGGCTACTGATCCTGTGACTTCCGCACGTACGGAGAATGGTAAATATATCTTCGGATTTCTGATCGGTGTGATGGCTATTGTTATCCGTGTACTGAATCCTGGGTATCCGGAAGGTATGATGCTCGCCATCTTGCTGATGAATATCTTTGCCCCGCTGATCGACTACTGTGTAGTACAGAGTAATATCAGTCGTCGTGAAAAACGTGTTATTAAGTCTAACCAATAA
- a CDS encoding glycosyltransferase family 1 protein, whose product MNNNGADSQSINALIVFKKKGENDNPFVSVLCDAIRTAGINVRYSQKEFWESDAAYDIIHFQWPEEVVGWNCKAPDIIRRLKERIAFFRSRGTHFIYTRHSICPHCANDIISQAYDIIESESDIVVHMGHYSQTEFIKKHPGSRNVIIPHHIFQYTYKENISIERARQYLRLPQEAFIVTAFGKFRNWEEIRMVAGAFCKWNKANKLLLAPRFYPFSKHNKYGRNLLKRGLSRLGYYLVMPLLNRFLKFYAGVNDELVDNYDLPYYIAASDVIFIQRKDALNSSNAPLAFLYRKVVVGPATGNIGEILTATGNPTFDPNNQEDILQALEKARTLSAWRQGERSHDYALKYMNIYKIGKEYAKTYKDAITLIK is encoded by the coding sequence ATGAATAATAATGGAGCAGACAGCCAATCAATCAACGCACTGATCGTTTTCAAAAAAAAAGGAGAAAACGACAATCCATTTGTCTCTGTCTTATGTGATGCTATCAGAACGGCTGGAATTAATGTGAGATACTCTCAAAAAGAATTTTGGGAATCGGACGCAGCTTATGACATCATCCATTTCCAATGGCCAGAAGAGGTAGTAGGATGGAACTGCAAAGCTCCCGACATCATCCGCCGGCTGAAAGAACGTATCGCCTTTTTCCGCTCGAGGGGAACTCACTTCATATACACACGGCACAGCATCTGCCCCCACTGTGCTAATGATATTATCAGCCAGGCCTACGACATAATCGAATCGGAAAGTGACATCGTGGTACACATGGGACATTACAGCCAGACGGAATTCATAAAGAAACATCCCGGCAGCAGGAATGTCATCATCCCGCACCACATCTTCCAATACACCTACAAAGAAAATATCAGCATAGAGCGCGCACGCCAGTATCTGAGGCTGCCACAAGAAGCATTCATCGTCACCGCCTTCGGAAAATTCCGTAATTGGGAAGAAATACGCATGGTGGCGGGAGCATTCTGCAAATGGAATAAAGCAAACAAACTGCTGCTGGCTCCCCGATTCTATCCTTTTTCCAAACATAACAAATATGGACGGAATTTACTCAAACGAGGACTCTCACGCCTAGGATACTATCTCGTCATGCCGCTGCTCAACCGCTTCCTGAAATTTTACGCCGGAGTCAATGATGAACTGGTAGACAATTACGACCTCCCCTATTACATCGCTGCTTCAGACGTGATATTCATACAACGGAAGGATGCCCTGAACTCCAGCAATGCCCCCCTTGCCTTCCTCTACCGCAAAGTGGTAGTGGGACCGGCAACAGGAAACATCGGAGAAATACTGACCGCAACCGGAAACCCTACTTTTGATCCCAACAACCAAGAAGACATTCTGCAAGCACTTGAAAAAGCACGCACACTGTCCGCATGGAGACAAGGAGAAAGAAGCCATGACTATGCGTTGAAATATATGAACATCTACAAAATAGGGAAAGAATACGCAAAAACCTATAAAGATGCCATAACTCTCATAAAATAA
- a CDS encoding helix-turn-helix domain-containing protein, giving the protein MEIVSIEKKTFEELVAKFDRFVRRMDAICHRHGEKRMNEWMDNQDVCQMLNISPRTLQTLRDNGTLAYSQINHKTYYRPEDVQRIVSVVEDRRKGAKFKGRTI; this is encoded by the coding sequence ATGGAAATCGTATCTATTGAAAAAAAGACCTTTGAGGAGCTGGTCGCCAAGTTCGACCGTTTCGTCCGCCGCATGGATGCCATCTGCCATCGGCATGGAGAAAAAAGAATGAACGAGTGGATGGACAATCAGGACGTGTGCCAAATGCTCAACATCAGCCCACGCACGTTGCAGACACTGCGCGATAACGGCACGCTGGCTTACTCGCAGATAAACCATAAGACGTATTACCGTCCCGAAGACGTGCAGCGTATAGTCTCGGTTGTAGAGGACAGGCGGAAGGGAGCCAAGTTCAAAGGCAGGACGATATGA
- a CDS encoding helix-turn-helix domain-containing protein, translating into MNELMTKNSEWIIHFMSNIDRLLDSFEHLTANYRPTLGGERFFTDKEVSARLKVSRRTLQDYRNEGRIPYIQLGGKILYRESDIERMLSDSYRPAYRLTGT; encoded by the coding sequence ATGAACGAACTGATGACCAAGAACAGTGAGTGGATAATCCACTTCATGAGCAACATTGACCGCCTGTTGGACAGTTTCGAGCACCTGACAGCCAATTACCGACCGACATTGGGAGGAGAACGGTTCTTTACCGACAAGGAGGTGTCGGCACGCTTGAAAGTGAGCCGCCGGACGCTTCAGGACTACCGCAACGAAGGACGGATACCCTACATCCAGTTAGGCGGCAAAATCCTCTACCGGGAATCCGACATCGAACGGATGCTGTCGGACAGCTACCGCCCTGCATACAGACTGACAGGCACCTGA
- the ettA gene encoding energy-dependent translational throttle protein EttA, which yields MAADDKKIIFSMVGVSKAFTSNKNVLKDIYLSFFYGAKIGIIGLNGSGKSTLLKIIAGLEKSYQGEVVFSPGYSVGYLAQEPYLDNTKTVKEVVMEGVQPIVDALAEYEEINQKFGLPEYYEDPDKMDALFARQGELQDIIDATDAWNLDSKLERAMDALRCPPEDQPVENLSGGERRRVALCRLLLQKPDILLLDEPTNHLDAESIDWLEQHLQQYEGTVIAVTHDRYFLDHVAGWILELDRGEGIPWKGNYSSWLEQKTKRMEMEEKTVSKRRKTLERELEWVRMAPKARQAKGKARLNSYDKLLNEDVKEKEEKLEIFIPNGPRLGNKVIEAKQVAKAYGDKLLFDDLNFMLPPNGIVGVIGPNGAGKTTLFRLIMGLETVDKGAFEVGETVKVAYVDQQHKDIDPNKSVYQVISGGNELIRMGGRDINARAYLSRFNFSGGDQEKLCGVLSGGERNRLHLAMALKEEGNVLLLDEPTNDIDVNTLRALEEGLEDFAGCAVVISHDRWFLDRICTHILAFEGDSNVFYFEGSYSEYEENKMKRLGNEEPKRVRYRKLIAD from the coding sequence ATGGCTGCTGACGATAAAAAAATTATCTTCTCGATGGTGGGAGTGAGCAAGGCTTTCACCTCCAATAAGAATGTGTTGAAAGACATTTACCTGTCCTTTTTCTATGGAGCGAAAATCGGCATTATCGGTTTGAACGGTTCCGGTAAATCAACGTTGTTGAAGATTATTGCCGGTTTGGAGAAATCTTATCAGGGAGAAGTGGTGTTTTCTCCGGGATATTCCGTGGGTTATCTGGCACAGGAACCCTATTTGGACAACACGAAGACAGTAAAAGAAGTGGTGATGGAAGGTGTGCAACCCATTGTTGACGCACTGGCAGAATATGAAGAAATCAATCAGAAGTTCGGTTTGCCGGAGTATTATGAAGATCCGGATAAGATGGATGCTCTTTTTGCCCGTCAGGGCGAACTGCAAGATATCATTGATGCGACTGATGCATGGAATCTGGATAGCAAGTTGGAGCGTGCGATGGATGCTCTCCGTTGTCCGCCTGAAGATCAGCCGGTAGAAAACCTGTCCGGAGGTGAACGTCGCCGGGTAGCTTTATGCCGTTTGTTATTGCAGAAACCGGATATACTCTTGTTGGACGAACCTACCAACCACTTGGATGCAGAATCTATCGACTGGTTGGAACAACATCTCCAGCAATATGAAGGTACGGTTATTGCCGTGACGCACGACCGTTACTTCCTCGATCATGTTGCCGGATGGATTCTTGAACTGGACCGTGGTGAAGGTATTCCTTGGAAAGGTAACTATTCTTCCTGGCTGGAACAGAAGACAAAACGCATGGAAATGGAAGAAAAGACTGTCAGCAAACGTCGTAAAACGCTGGAACGGGAGTTGGAATGGGTGCGTATGGCTCCGAAAGCCCGTCAGGCAAAGGGTAAGGCGCGTCTTAATTCTTATGACAAGTTGCTGAATGAAGACGTGAAAGAGAAAGAAGAAAAACTTGAAATCTTCATTCCGAATGGTCCGCGTTTGGGTAATAAGGTCATTGAAGCGAAACAGGTGGCTAAAGCATACGGTGATAAGTTGCTGTTTGACGATTTGAACTTTATGCTTCCTCCTAATGGTATTGTCGGTGTGATAGGTCCTAATGGTGCGGGAAAGACAACACTGTTCCGTCTGATTATGGGGCTGGAGACAGTAGATAAGGGAGCATTTGAAGTAGGAGAGACTGTAAAGGTGGCGTATGTAGATCAGCAACATAAAGATATAGATCCGAATAAGAGCGTTTACCAGGTAATTTCCGGTGGTAATGAGTTGATCCGTATGGGTGGACGTGACATCAATGCGCGTGCCTATCTTTCCCGTTTCAATTTCTCCGGAGGCGATCAGGAAAAACTTTGTGGTGTATTGTCCGGTGGTGAAAGAAATCGTCTACATTTGGCGATGGCTTTAAAAGAAGAAGGCAATGTACTGTTGCTTGATGAGCCTACCAATGATATTGACGTAAACACACTGCGTGCTTTGGAAGAGGGTCTGGAAGATTTTGCCGGCTGTGCTGTAGTTATCTCGCATGACCGTTGGTTCCTCGATCGTATCTGTACACATATCCTTGCTTTTGAAGGAGACTCTAATGTGTTCTACTTCGAAGGGTCTTATTCAGAATATGAAGAAAATAAAATGAAACGTTTGGGAAATGAAGAACCGAAACGCGTTCGTTATAGAAAGCTGATAGCTGACTAG
- a CDS encoding NADH:ubiquinone reductase (Na(+)-transporting) subunit D, with translation MGQLFSKRNKEVFSAPLGINNPVTVQVLGICSALAVTAKLEPAIVMGLSVTVITAFANVVISLLRKTIPNRIRIIVQLVVVAALVTIVSEILKAYAYDVSVQLSVYVGLIITNCILMGRLEAFAMQNGPWESFLDGVGNGLGYAKILVLVAFFRELFGSGTLLGFNILNYEPVKNIGYVNNGLMLMPPMALIIVACIIWYQRARHKELQEESN, from the coding sequence ATGGGACAACTGTTTTCAAAGAGAAATAAAGAAGTATTCTCTGCTCCGTTGGGAATAAACAATCCGGTAACCGTACAGGTGCTCGGTATCTGTTCTGCACTTGCTGTTACTGCCAAACTGGAGCCTGCTATTGTAATGGGACTTTCAGTAACGGTGATTACCGCATTTGCTAACGTTGTTATTTCATTGTTGCGCAAAACCATTCCTAACCGTATCCGTATCATTGTTCAGTTGGTGGTGGTGGCTGCTCTGGTAACTATTGTAAGTGAAATTCTGAAAGCTTATGCTTACGACGTAAGTGTTCAGCTCTCTGTATATGTAGGTTTGATTATCACCAACTGTATCCTGATGGGACGTCTTGAAGCATTTGCCATGCAGAACGGTCCTTGGGAGTCTTTCTTGGATGGTGTAGGTAATGGTTTGGGATATGCTAAGATTTTGGTGCTCGTTGCTTTTTTCCGTGAACTGTTCGGTTCGGGAACGTTGCTCGGTTTCAACATTCTTAATTACGAACCTGTTAAGAATATCGGATACGTAAACAACGGTTTGATGTTGATGCCGCCGATGGCATTGATTATCGTAGCTTGTATTATCTGGTATCAACGTGCACGTCACAAAGAATTGCAAGAAGAAAGTAATTAA
- a CDS encoding Na(+)-translocating NADH-quinone reductase subunit C: MNTNSNSYTIIYASVMVIIVAFLLAFVSSSLKSTQNKNVQLDTKKQILAALNIKNVEDADAEYKKYVKGDMLMNADGSLIENTGEFATNYEKEAKEQQRLHVFVCEVDDQTKYVFPVYGAGLWGAIWGYIALNEDKDTVYGTYFSHASETPGLGAEIATEHFQNEFVGKKTLENGSIALGVVKNGKVEKPEYQVDGISGGTITSVGVNTMLKNCLGSYMSFLTK; the protein is encoded by the coding sequence ATGAATACAAATAGTAATAGTTATACTATCATTTATGCTTCGGTAATGGTTATTATCGTAGCATTCCTCCTGGCATTCGTTAGTTCTTCACTGAAATCTACACAAAACAAGAATGTGCAGTTGGACACTAAGAAACAGATCCTTGCCGCATTGAACATTAAAAATGTGGAAGATGCGGATGCGGAATATAAGAAATATGTGAAAGGTGATATGCTGATGAACGCAGACGGTTCGCTGATTGAAAATACTGGAGAATTTGCTACCAACTACGAAAAAGAAGCAAAAGAACAACAGCGTCTGCACGTATTTGTGTGCGAAGTGGACGATCAGACTAAGTATGTGTTTCCTGTTTACGGTGCCGGTCTTTGGGGAGCTATCTGGGGATATATTGCACTGAATGAGGATAAGGATACCGTTTACGGTACTTACTTCTCTCATGCAAGTGAAACTCCGGGTCTGGGTGCTGAAATTGCAACTGAACATTTCCAAAATGAATTCGTTGGAAAAAAGACTTTGGAGAATGGCTCTATCGCTTTGGGAGTGGTAAAGAACGGCAAGGTGGAGAAGCCTGAATATCAGGTGGACGGCATTTCTGGTGGTACAATCACTTCGGTGGGTGTAAATACCATGTTGAAGAATTGTCTGGGTAGTTACATGAGTTTTTTAACTAAATAA
- a CDS encoding Na(+)-translocating NADH-quinone reductase subunit A → MANVIKLRKGLDINLKGKAAETYTTVKEPGFYALVPDDFPGVTPKVVVKEQEYVMAGGPLFIDKYHPEVKFVSPVSGVVTSVERGVRRKVLNIVVEAATEQDYEDFGKKDVASLDAEAVKTALLEAGLFAFIKQRPYDIIADPTVTPKGIFISAFDANPLAPDFEFALKGEETNFQTGLDALAKLAKTYLSISVKQNTAALTQAKNVTITAFDGPNPAGNVGVQINHLDPISKGETVWTIDPQAVIFIGRLFNTGHVDFTRTVAVTGSEVLKPAYCKLRVGALLTNVFAGNVTQDKGLRYISGNVLTGKQVSPNGFLGAFHSQLTVIPEGDNIHEMLGWIMPRFNQFSASHSYFSWLMGKKEYTLDARIKGGERHMIMSGEYDKVFPMDILPEYLIKAIIAGDIDRMEALGIYEVAPEDFALCEFVCSSKVELQRIVRAGLDMLRSEMA, encoded by the coding sequence ATGGCAAATGTAATAAAGTTACGTAAAGGCCTTGACATAAACCTGAAAGGTAAAGCTGCTGAAACGTACACAACGGTAAAAGAACCGGGATTCTATGCACTGGTACCCGATGACTTTCCTGGAGTGACGCCTAAGGTGGTTGTGAAAGAGCAGGAATATGTAATGGCTGGTGGACCCTTGTTTATCGACAAGTATCATCCTGAAGTGAAATTTGTTTCGCCGGTGAGTGGCGTGGTGACGAGTGTGGAACGTGGTGTTCGTCGCAAGGTATTGAACATCGTAGTGGAAGCTGCTACAGAGCAGGACTATGAAGATTTTGGAAAGAAAGATGTTGCTTCGCTGGATGCTGAAGCTGTGAAAACCGCTTTGTTGGAAGCGGGACTTTTTGCGTTTATCAAACAGCGTCCTTATGACATCATTGCAGATCCGACGGTCACTCCGAAAGGAATCTTTATTTCTGCATTCGATGCCAACCCGTTAGCACCGGATTTTGAGTTTGCCCTCAAGGGTGAGGAAACGAACTTTCAGACTGGACTTGACGCCCTTGCCAAACTGGCAAAAACCTACCTGAGTATCAGCGTGAAACAGAACACTGCCGCACTGACACAGGCTAAGAACGTTACAATCACTGCTTTCGACGGACCGAATCCTGCTGGTAATGTAGGGGTCCAGATCAACCATCTCGATCCCATATCCAAGGGAGAAACGGTATGGACTATTGATCCGCAAGCCGTTATCTTCATTGGCCGCCTTTTCAATACAGGGCATGTAGATTTTACCCGTACAGTAGCTGTGACAGGTTCCGAAGTGTTGAAACCTGCCTATTGCAAACTCCGGGTCGGTGCATTACTCACCAACGTGTTTGCTGGTAATGTAACACAAGATAAAGGTTTACGCTACATTAGCGGTAATGTGCTGACGGGAAAGCAAGTCTCTCCGAACGGATTCTTGGGCGCATTCCATAGCCAACTGACTGTTATCCCTGAAGGTGACAATATTCACGAAATGTTAGGATGGATCATGCCGCGCTTCAACCAGTTCAGTGCCAGCCATTCTTATTTCAGTTGGTTGATGGGTAAAAAGGAATACACGCTGGATGCCCGCATCAAAGGTGGCGAACGTCACATGATTATGTCGGGTGAATACGATAAGGTATTCCCGATGGATATCCTGCCCGAATATCTGATCAAAGCAATCATTGCCGGTGACATCGACCGTATGGAAGCTCTTGGCATCTATGAAGTAGCTCCTGAAGATTTTGCCCTTTGTGAATTTGTCTGCTCTTCGAAGGTGGAGCTGCAACGTATCGTCCGTGCCGGACTCGATATGCTCCGTTCAGAAATGGCATAA